In Methanoregula sp., a single genomic region encodes these proteins:
- a CDS encoding nucleic acid-binding protein, whose protein sequence is MVLFHYALVDDLITTEEFERRVDAKIEECGDLVDEPTAAMLVIGELGRQHVKIKGLSGKSSLFSFFGKVIDKTEPKEFDRADGEKGWVATLLLGDETGTTRVVLWDEKAGAAIDVAIGDVLEIIGRHPGKNTKEIYALALRQASCEISCTLPAQGTGAGSLSNEPVDLDAIVICINEPRSFTRRDGTTSEMVEAVIGDDKGSARLVAWAPELLCDIAPGTTVHISGAKPNHKSEGRDYSLDETSTVMVTDTVVSVPFTPLGSVSDQGIFSVKGQVKQMQQPRSFTTKNGTASWVRNIVVSDEGEELKLVLWGDFALVPLKMGDRVEAYHATAKAGRFGGIELGVGRGSAFRVPDEAAQPIIFSGTIIHGQGCIFIDNGTDRYLIEGSFPHGTELRVSGLLKGSRIIPEQAESVVLTPDEIMVHLQRFNESLKE, encoded by the coding sequence GTGGTCCTCTTTCACTACGCGCTGGTCGATGACCTGATCACGACAGAGGAGTTCGAACGGCGCGTAGATGCAAAGATCGAGGAATGCGGCGACCTGGTCGATGAACCGACTGCCGCCATGCTGGTGATCGGCGAACTGGGCCGGCAGCATGTGAAGATCAAGGGGCTGTCAGGAAAGTCCAGCCTCTTCTCTTTTTTCGGAAAAGTCATTGACAAAACAGAACCCAAGGAGTTTGACCGGGCTGATGGTGAGAAGGGCTGGGTAGCCACCCTGCTCCTGGGTGACGAGACGGGAACCACTCGGGTGGTGCTCTGGGACGAAAAGGCGGGAGCGGCAATTGATGTGGCGATTGGCGATGTGCTGGAGATCATCGGTCGTCACCCGGGAAAGAACACAAAAGAGATCTATGCCCTTGCCCTGCGCCAGGCAAGCTGCGAGATCTCCTGCACCCTGCCGGCACAGGGGACGGGTGCAGGCAGCCTCTCCAATGAACCGGTGGATCTCGATGCAATCGTGATCTGCATCAACGAGCCCCGCTCGTTCACCCGCCGGGACGGGACTACCAGCGAGATGGTGGAAGCGGTGATCGGGGATGACAAGGGTTCGGCCCGGCTTGTTGCATGGGCTCCGGAACTGCTGTGCGATATCGCTCCCGGCACAACGGTGCATATCAGCGGCGCAAAACCCAACCATAAGAGCGAGGGACGGGATTACAGCCTGGATGAGACAAGCACAGTCATGGTAACAGATACAGTAGTTTCCGTGCCGTTCACACCGCTTGGCTCTGTGAGCGACCAGGGTATTTTCTCTGTCAAGGGACAGGTGAAACAGATGCAGCAGCCCCGTTCCTTCACCACAAAGAACGGCACTGCTTCATGGGTAAGAAATATCGTCGTGAGTGACGAAGGCGAGGAACTCAAACTGGTTCTCTGGGGGGATTTCGCTCTCGTGCCATTAAAGATGGGTGACCGGGTGGAGGCCTACCATGCAACCGCCAAAGCCGGGCGGTTCGGGGGTATTGAACTGGGCGTGGGACGGGGCAGCGCATTCCGGGTGCCGGATGAAGCGGCACAGCCCATTATTTTTTCCGGCACTATCATTCATGGGCAGGGCTGCATATTCATCGATAATGGGACAGATCGCTACCTGATTGAGGGCAGTTTTCCGCACGGTACAGAACTCAGGGTATCAGGACTTCTCAAAGGGAGCCGGATTATTCCGGAGCAGGCAGAGTCGGTGGTTCTCACCCCTGATGAAATAATGGTGCATCTCCAGCGATTCAACGAGAGTCTCAAAGAATAA
- the lysA gene encoding diaminopimelate decarboxylase gives MKLAHHLTVQNGHLKINGQDCVALAEQYGTPLYVTSEDRVIEQFESYRKAFGARYPKVQVLFAAKANGNLAIMRALAKLGAGADIFSSGELHLALEAGMAPEKLLFNGSSKTPADLKLAVEKGVKVSVDSLDELHQLDAAARAAGKTVKIAFRVNPALEVPTHPKIATGLATSKFGIPHKEIPAAYREAMACKNIQPVGIHCHIGSQILDIEPFVRAAEVMVRIAKELTNMGVKLEFIDLGGGLGIPYHHDTDLSPSPEDYAAKVIPVFKAGVEACGITPELWIEPGRSLVADSTILLTRVNSTKSAHKRFANVDAGFNLLIRPAMYDAYHEVIVANKADAPLIMEYTVTGPICETGDILAPDRKLPELAAGDIIAVLDAGAYGFAMSSQYNSRPRCPEVLIKGEQAGLMRRGETVADITATMERPSWQR, from the coding sequence GTGAAACTCGCTCACCATCTCACGGTCCAGAACGGTCACCTGAAGATCAACGGGCAGGACTGCGTTGCCCTTGCAGAGCAGTACGGAACGCCGCTGTACGTCACCAGCGAGGACCGGGTTATCGAGCAGTTCGAAAGCTACAGGAAAGCTTTCGGTGCCCGCTACCCGAAGGTCCAGGTGCTCTTTGCAGCAAAAGCCAACGGCAACCTCGCGATAATGCGGGCACTTGCAAAACTCGGGGCGGGAGCAGATATCTTCTCATCCGGAGAACTCCATCTCGCGCTCGAAGCTGGTATGGCACCGGAAAAACTGCTCTTCAATGGCAGTTCCAAGACCCCGGCTGACCTGAAACTTGCGGTTGAAAAAGGCGTGAAAGTCTCGGTGGATTCTCTCGACGAACTCCACCAGCTCGATGCCGCGGCACGTGCCGCAGGAAAGACCGTTAAGATCGCGTTCCGGGTCAACCCGGCGCTCGAAGTCCCCACCCACCCGAAGATCGCCACCGGCCTTGCCACGAGCAAGTTCGGCATCCCCCACAAGGAGATTCCCGCGGCATACCGGGAAGCCATGGCATGCAAAAACATTCAGCCCGTGGGGATTCACTGCCATATCGGCTCACAGATCCTCGATATCGAACCCTTTGTCCGCGCTGCTGAAGTGATGGTGCGGATCGCAAAGGAGCTCACCAACATGGGGGTGAAACTCGAGTTCATCGATCTCGGCGGAGGTCTCGGAATTCCGTACCACCACGATACCGATCTGTCACCGTCCCCGGAAGACTATGCTGCAAAAGTCATTCCCGTCTTCAAAGCCGGCGTAGAAGCCTGCGGTATCACCCCGGAACTCTGGATCGAGCCCGGCCGCTCGCTTGTTGCCGATTCCACGATCCTGCTCACCCGGGTCAATTCGACAAAATCGGCACACAAGCGGTTTGCCAACGTTGATGCTGGTTTCAACCTGCTCATCCGGCCTGCAATGTATGACGCGTATCACGAGGTCATTGTCGCCAACAAGGCCGATGCCCCCCTTATCATGGAATACACCGTCACCGGCCCTATTTGCGAGACCGGGGATATCCTTGCGCCCGACCGCAAACTCCCGGAACTTGCAGCCGGTGACATCATCGCGGTGCTCGATGCCGGTGCCTATGGGTTTGCGATGTCGTCACAGTACAACAGCCGCCCGCGTTGCCCCGAGGTATTGATCAAGGGGGAGCAGGCGGGACTCATGCGCAGGGGCGAAACGGTTGCAGATATCACCGCCACTATGGAACGTCCGTCCTGGCAGCGGTAG
- a CDS encoding GTPase has product MEFETMPTVPTADEILDRSFRRAAKKMKEKTNKERANEEFVRAVGAAVHDRLVYIIRGFPEFDKLPPFYRELADILYGIEKIKMSLGAVGWAAKHTKMVGNQLAVQSRKAADTLIVRKRAVARLASMVHQIDKDLLFLNEVRNVLRHLPHVEEGYTIVIAGYPNVGKSSFIKRVSSAAPEVAAYPFTTKGVIVGHRDLPRERIQFVDTPGILDRPADERNQIERQALSAMMNVADIVLFILDPSEHCGYPMDVQLHLRDEVKGMVDVPMIVVANKSDLVGGEGYLTMSTKTGDGVEAVLAEILTHKPEPVEKKRTVTDIRSPIRHEAEETEMEEDFDNGTVKKPKRKRLHRKPRTDRAGINPETV; this is encoded by the coding sequence ATGGAATTTGAAACAATGCCGACGGTGCCAACTGCGGACGAGATCCTCGACCGGAGTTTCCGCCGTGCAGCTAAAAAGATGAAGGAGAAGACCAACAAGGAGCGCGCGAACGAAGAGTTCGTCCGGGCTGTTGGTGCAGCGGTTCACGATCGCCTTGTCTATATCATACGGGGATTTCCCGAATTTGATAAACTCCCCCCGTTTTACCGGGAACTGGCTGATATCCTCTACGGGATTGAAAAAATAAAAATGTCCCTTGGTGCTGTTGGCTGGGCAGCCAAGCATACCAAGATGGTGGGAAACCAGCTGGCAGTGCAGTCCCGCAAGGCTGCCGATACCCTCATTGTGCGTAAGCGGGCGGTAGCCCGGCTCGCGTCCATGGTGCACCAGATTGACAAGGACCTGCTCTTCTTAAATGAAGTAAGAAATGTCCTGCGCCACCTTCCCCATGTCGAGGAAGGATATACTATCGTTATTGCAGGATACCCCAATGTCGGGAAATCCTCGTTTATCAAGCGGGTCTCATCAGCTGCCCCGGAAGTGGCAGCGTACCCGTTCACCACGAAAGGGGTTATTGTCGGTCACCGGGATCTCCCGCGGGAACGGATCCAGTTCGTGGATACACCGGGCATTCTTGATCGCCCGGCAGACGAACGCAACCAGATCGAGCGCCAGGCACTCTCTGCGATGATGAATGTCGCAGATATTGTTCTTTTCATTCTCGATCCATCGGAGCACTGTGGCTATCCCATGGATGTCCAGCTCCACCTGCGCGATGAAGTCAAAGGCATGGTGGATGTGCCCATGATTGTCGTGGCCAATAAGTCCGACCTTGTTGGTGGGGAAGGTTACCTGACGATGTCAACCAAGACCGGAGACGGTGTCGAGGCAGTTCTCGCAGAGATCCTGACACACAAGCCGGAACCGGTGGAAAAGAAGAGAACGGTTACGGATATCCGGTCTCCTATCCGGCATGAAGCCGAAGAGACCGAGATGGAAGAAGATTTCGACAATGGGACGGTCAAAAAACCCAAACGAAAACGGCTGCACCGGAAGCCCCGTACCGATCGTGCGGGAATAAATCCCGAGACCGTCTGA
- the cutA gene encoding divalent-cation tolerance protein CutA: MESPEIVVIFCTIPAAESEAMARALIERRLVACVNVVPVHSYYRWNGEFCSEPEHLLIAKTRESMKTDVIAAIRQLHSYEVPEIIAVPVIAGHMPYLDWVHQETCES, from the coding sequence ATGGAATCACCAGAAATCGTTGTCATTTTCTGCACGATACCCGCTGCAGAATCAGAAGCCATGGCCCGGGCACTTATAGAGCGCAGGCTGGTTGCCTGTGTCAATGTCGTTCCCGTGCATTCTTATTACCGGTGGAACGGGGAATTCTGCTCGGAACCGGAACACCTGCTCATCGCAAAGACCCGGGAATCAATGAAAACAGATGTTATCGCCGCTATAAGGCAGTTGCACAGCTACGAAGTGCCCGAGATCATCGCGGTACCGGTCATTGCCGGTCATATGCCATATCTTGACTGGGTACATCAGGAAACGTGTGAATCATGA
- a CDS encoding DUF1890 domain-containing protein yields the protein MTGESTTQPATALLVLGCPQVPVQTSIALYLINRLKKAGIVPTVAGNKAANTLLVVADPDRHYLGEVMDLDRAVVMITEKKRDFDRCFVFIHNDAGVTYAGTMSAISKAKIFTIIYGEHYEELVKQMDFPCTPIAAKAVHNPLPLKKALDEVAPWAA from the coding sequence GTGACGGGGGAATCAACAACACAACCGGCAACCGCGCTTCTCGTGCTCGGCTGCCCGCAGGTGCCGGTACAGACAAGTATAGCATTATACCTGATCAACCGGCTCAAAAAGGCGGGTATAGTGCCCACCGTTGCCGGCAATAAGGCAGCAAACACGCTTCTTGTGGTTGCAGATCCCGACCGGCATTACCTCGGCGAGGTCATGGATCTTGACCGGGCGGTTGTCATGATCACTGAAAAAAAGCGGGACTTTGACCGGTGTTTTGTCTTTATCCATAATGATGCCGGGGTCACCTATGCCGGGACAATGAGTGCGATCTCAAAGGCAAAGATTTTCACCATCATCTACGGCGAACATTATGAAGAACTGGTAAAACAGATGGACTTTCCCTGCACCCCTATTGCAGCAAAAGCCGTGCATAACCCCCTTCCCTTGAAAAAAGCGCTTGATGAGGTGGCACCATGGGCTGCGTAG
- a CDS encoding histone: MTELSQAAVERIIKKTGAERVSADACETLAELMEEYGTFLAKEAKKMSDHAGRKTMRGSDIRMAADMFK; the protein is encoded by the coding sequence ATGACTGAATTATCCCAGGCTGCAGTTGAACGAATTATAAAAAAGACCGGTGCCGAGCGTGTCAGTGCTGACGCCTGCGAAACGCTGGCAGAGCTGATGGAAGAATACGGGACCTTCCTTGCAAAAGAGGCAAAGAAGATGTCAGACCACGCAGGCAGAAAAACCATGCGTGGATCGGACATCAGAATGGCTGCTGATATGTTCAAATGA
- the fdhD gene encoding formate dehydrogenase accessory sulfurtransferase FdhD, which produces MMNHHHAIQVNGNEIHEIDDPVVVEDRFQILLNDHPITEVIASRDQLRELGAGFVVSEGISPYVDKVIVDGDRILVYSDAGCEVNLAKRAVGSSGGFEFSLKSAHIVSDIRISCQEIIAVTKEIETELWRKTGGVHCSVLFCNGTCIVKSSDVGRHNTVDKIIGHALLNGINLSRCVIGCTGRQPAGMVRKSANAGIPIIISRAASTDKGIATADAAGITLVCFSRGERLTIYTHPERIRSIPVFPHE; this is translated from the coding sequence ATGATGAATCACCATCATGCCATCCAGGTAAATGGTAATGAGATACACGAGATTGATGATCCTGTTGTTGTGGAGGACCGGTTTCAGATTCTCTTGAATGATCATCCCATAACAGAAGTAATTGCGAGCCGGGACCAGCTCAGGGAACTGGGAGCCGGTTTTGTGGTAAGCGAAGGGATCAGTCCGTATGTCGATAAGGTGATTGTCGATGGCGATCGTATTTTAGTGTATTCAGATGCCGGCTGCGAAGTGAACCTGGCTAAAAGAGCGGTGGGTTCATCCGGAGGATTTGAGTTCTCTTTAAAATCTGCTCATATTGTCTCAGATATCCGGATATCCTGTCAGGAAATCATCGCTGTCACCAAAGAGATCGAGACTGAACTCTGGCGAAAAACCGGCGGGGTTCATTGTTCAGTTCTTTTCTGTAATGGTACGTGTATTGTCAAAAGCAGCGATGTGGGCCGGCATAATACCGTTGACAAAATCATCGGACATGCTCTCTTGAACGGAATAAATCTCTCCCGCTGTGTCATTGGTTGTACGGGGCGACAACCTGCAGGGATGGTCAGGAAAAGTGCAAATGCAGGAATTCCCATAATAATTTCCCGGGCCGCTTCTACCGATAAGGGGATTGCTACCGCTGATGCAGCGGGAATAACCCTGGTCTGTTTCAGTCGTGGAGAGCGATTGACGATATACACGCACCCGGAGCGGATACGCAGTATTCCGGTGTTTCCTCATGAGTGA
- a CDS encoding response regulator: protein MTSKGKVLLMDDEQIILDVTQEVLKFLGYEVMFAQEGQAAIELYTKEKNAGVPFDLVILDLSVPEGMGGKETIAQLKAFDPEVKAVVSTGYSNDPAVLDFASYGFSGKLTKPYKINDLKNVLEQLIRK from the coding sequence ATGACAAGCAAGGGAAAAGTACTCCTGATGGATGATGAGCAGATCATCCTTGATGTCACTCAGGAAGTCCTTAAGTTCCTTGGTTATGAAGTCATGTTTGCCCAGGAAGGGCAGGCAGCAATCGAGCTCTACACAAAAGAGAAGAATGCCGGCGTTCCCTTTGACCTGGTTATACTCGATCTCTCCGTTCCTGAAGGGATGGGCGGAAAAGAGACCATCGCGCAGTTAAAGGCATTTGATCCGGAGGTAAAAGCCGTAGTGTCCACCGGATATTCCAATGATCCTGCAGTGCTGGATTTTGCCAGTTATGGTTTTTCAGGAAAACTCACGAAACCCTATAAGATCAATGACCTGAAAAATGTCCTTGAGCAGTTGATCAGAAAATAA
- the radA gene encoding DNA repair and recombination protein RadA, translated as MAEGPLNIEDLPGVGPSTADKLREAGYLSVESIATASPAELSEVSEISESTAKKIIKAAREAADIGGFKTGKDIFEQRKDIKKLSFRVPELDALLGGGMETQAITEMYGEFGSGKSQIVHQMAVNVQLPTELGGLDGSAIYIDTENTFRPERIEQMVNGLGLDNIPDVDEFLKNIHIARAHTSDHQMLLVENSRDLAAELKDSDKPVKLFIIDSLTAHFRAEYAGRGTLAARQQKLNRHMHELFKLIDEHNGVGLVTNQVMSNPAVFFGDPTKPIGGNIVGHTATFRLYLRKSKGGKRIARLVDSPNLPEGEAPFIVEEAGLKSC; from the coding sequence ATGGCTGAAGGACCATTAAACATTGAAGATTTACCGGGCGTCGGCCCGAGCACCGCAGACAAGCTCCGCGAAGCTGGTTACCTCTCGGTGGAAAGTATCGCAACCGCATCGCCGGCTGAACTCTCTGAAGTCTCGGAGATCTCCGAGTCAACCGCAAAAAAGATCATCAAGGCAGCCCGTGAAGCTGCAGATATCGGCGGTTTCAAGACCGGAAAAGACATTTTCGAACAGCGAAAGGATATCAAAAAACTGTCCTTCCGGGTCCCGGAACTTGACGCCCTGCTGGGCGGGGGTATGGAGACTCAGGCCATCACCGAGATGTACGGTGAGTTTGGTTCCGGTAAGAGTCAGATCGTTCACCAGATGGCCGTCAACGTGCAGCTTCCCACAGAACTGGGCGGGCTGGACGGGAGCGCCATCTACATCGATACGGAGAATACCTTCCGACCCGAGCGTATCGAACAGATGGTGAACGGTCTTGGTCTGGATAATATCCCGGATGTTGATGAATTTTTAAAAAATATCCATATTGCCCGGGCCCACACATCCGACCACCAGATGCTCCTTGTCGAGAACTCCCGCGATCTTGCGGCTGAACTCAAGGACAGCGATAAACCGGTAAAACTCTTCATCATCGACTCGCTCACTGCCCATTTCCGGGCAGAATATGCCGGCAGGGGCACCCTTGCCGCCCGCCAGCAGAAACTGAACCGGCATATGCATGAACTCTTCAAGCTCATCGATGAGCACAACGGCGTCGGGCTCGTTACCAACCAGGTCATGTCCAACCCGGCAGTCTTCTTCGGTGACCCGACAAAACCCATCGGAGGTAACATTGTCGGGCACACGGCTACCTTCCGTCTCTACCTGCGCAAGAGCAAAGGCGGCAAACGTATTGCACGTCTCGTGGACAGTCCCAACCTTCCCGAGGGAGAAGCACCGTTCATTGTTGAAGAGGCAGGTCTCAAGTCGTGTTAA
- a CDS encoding phosphoglycolate phosphatase, whose amino-acid sequence MLKAVLTDIDGTITDSSRRINTGAVDTIRSLVDDGIEVVLASGNTSCFMDAICKMIGTHGTFIAENGGVFRVGFTGTPRIQGNQGVCHTALEVLQAHYRTKGIELDLYSPSYRYADLAFGRTVPVDEVKMLLKEYPVNVLDTGYAIHLQSPGVDKGTALIALAQEMHLSPSDFLAVGDSLNDIQMLATAGIGATVANGHKDIKAAAQYVAEKGYGDGFVEVIEKYESYLRAAKRSTTI is encoded by the coding sequence GTGTTAAAAGCAGTCCTGACAGATATTGACGGGACGATCACCGATTCGTCCCGCCGGATCAATACCGGCGCAGTCGATACTATCAGGTCTCTTGTGGATGACGGCATCGAAGTGGTACTGGCGAGCGGGAATACCTCCTGCTTCATGGATGCTATCTGCAAAATGATCGGTACCCACGGGACCTTCATCGCCGAGAACGGGGGTGTCTTCCGGGTCGGGTTCACCGGCACCCCCCGCATTCAGGGGAACCAGGGGGTATGCCATACTGCACTGGAAGTATTACAGGCGCATTACCGCACGAAGGGAATCGAACTGGATCTCTACAGCCCCTCCTATCGTTATGCCGATCTGGCATTTGGCCGTACCGTACCTGTCGATGAAGTGAAAATGCTCTTAAAAGAATACCCGGTAAATGTGCTCGATACCGGGTATGCGATCCACCTGCAGTCTCCCGGCGTGGATAAGGGAACTGCCCTTATTGCACTGGCACAGGAGATGCACCTGTCACCATCTGATTTTCTTGCCGTCGGGGATTCGCTCAATGATATCCAGATGCTGGCTACTGCCGGCATAGGTGCAACCGTTGCAAATGGCCATAAGGATATCAAGGCAGCGGCACAGTATGTTGCAGAAAAAGGATATGGAGACGGATTTGTAGAAGTGATTGAAAAATATGAGTCCTACCTTCGCGCCGCAAAACGGTCGACAACAATATAG
- a CDS encoding PRC-barrel domain-containing protein, which produces MTRVFARTLSRKKIMSNDGKLIGTLKNIRVDFDSGQVVEMLVHPDQTFDTANYDMEDDKILKISFEAVKDIKDYIVVDRFAARR; this is translated from the coding sequence ATGACTCGTGTATTTGCCCGCACCCTTTCGCGCAAGAAGATTATGAGCAACGATGGTAAGCTTATTGGCACCCTCAAAAACATCAGGGTCGACTTTGATTCCGGGCAGGTTGTCGAGATGCTCGTCCACCCTGACCAGACCTTTGACACTGCAAATTATGACATGGAAGATGATAAAATCCTGAAGATTTCGTTTGAAGCGGTCAAGGATATCAAGGACTATATTGTTGTCGACCGTTTTGCGGCGCGAAGGTAG
- a CDS encoding LL-diaminopimelate aminotransferase — protein MYASRMSNLPPYLFARIDEMKAEQQKKGVDIIDLGVGDPDLATPPHIVASLCEAAKNPENHHYPSYVGMPAYRSAVADWYKQRFGVTLDAGKEVVALMGSKDGIAHIAEAFVNPGDYVLAPSPGYPVYRTGTLFAEGRVHEMPLIRKNNFVPVLADIPKAVAKAAKIIYINYPNNPTAAIAPDGFYREVVDFAADNNIVVVSDNAYSEIAFDGYRAPSFLETKGAMDVGIEMHSLSKTYNMTGWRIGMAVGNAEILAGLGRVKTNVDSGVFNAVQHAAITALRGSQDCVKEACAIYQERRDVLIAGLRGLGFDVPSPKATFYVWVPVNDCMAFSAKLLNEAGIVATPGVGFGASGEGYVRFAITRPVTRINEAIERMRRLNL, from the coding sequence ATGTACGCATCACGCATGAGCAATCTCCCGCCGTATCTTTTTGCACGGATCGACGAGATGAAAGCCGAACAGCAGAAAAAAGGTGTAGACATCATCGACCTCGGTGTAGGAGATCCGGATCTCGCTACCCCGCCCCATATCGTAGCCTCACTCTGCGAGGCCGCAAAGAACCCGGAGAACCACCACTACCCGTCATACGTGGGTATGCCCGCGTACCGGAGCGCTGTTGCCGACTGGTACAAGCAGCGGTTCGGCGTTACGCTTGATGCCGGGAAAGAAGTTGTTGCCCTGATGGGTTCCAAGGACGGTATTGCCCATATTGCCGAGGCGTTTGTCAACCCCGGCGACTATGTGCTTGCCCCGAGTCCTGGTTACCCGGTGTACCGGACCGGGACCCTCTTTGCCGAGGGACGGGTGCACGAGATGCCCCTCATAAGGAAGAACAACTTTGTTCCCGTGCTTGCGGATATCCCAAAAGCAGTAGCCAAAGCAGCAAAGATCATCTACATCAATTATCCCAACAACCCGACCGCAGCAATAGCCCCGGACGGGTTTTACCGCGAGGTTGTGGACTTTGCTGCCGATAACAATATCGTCGTCGTCTCGGACAATGCGTACTCCGAGATCGCATTCGATGGGTACCGGGCTCCTTCGTTCCTTGAGACAAAGGGTGCCATGGATGTGGGTATCGAGATGCACTCGCTCTCGAAGACCTACAACATGACCGGCTGGCGGATCGGCATGGCAGTCGGTAATGCAGAGATCCTTGCCGGGCTCGGCCGGGTCAAGACCAACGTGGACTCCGGGGTCTTCAACGCGGTGCAGCACGCGGCAATCACCGCACTGCGCGGATCGCAGGACTGCGTGAAAGAAGCCTGCGCCATCTACCAGGAACGCCGCGATGTGCTGATCGCCGGCCTGCGGGGTCTCGGGTTCGATGTGCCCTCACCCAAGGCAACCTTCTATGTCTGGGTCCCGGTCAACGACTGCATGGCATTTTCGGCAAAACTGCTCAATGAAGCCGGCATCGTTGCAACCCCCGGCGTAGGCTTTGGCGCCAGCGGCGAAGGCTATGTGCGGTTTGCCATCACCCGCCCGGTAACACGGATCAACGAGGCAATCGAACGCATGCGGAGGCTGAACCTGTGA
- a CDS encoding CBS domain-containing protein, whose translation MDLSLIQKDILITLITLYHRHSHSIKGEEIADLIQRNPGTVRNQMQALKAIGLVDGVPGPKGGYIPTGLAYRELNLKVSEEGDYDVAISKNGVVVNGANVHEIAFNTLCHPDVCHAVIKLVGSAKLFEIGDQVTVGPTPVNKLLIRGEVFGKDESKQSLLIATSEIISLPKKPISTYMSCPLKTLTCTDTLHDALVLFNHEHIHGAPILKDGKLAGIITMSDLAKSIEKNLPLTTKVTEVMTSDVVEAPADTRLFDVIRRFKEREIGRLIVVENGTPVGIITQSDIIRVFPTL comes from the coding sequence ATGGACCTGTCCCTGATCCAAAAAGATATTCTTATTACGTTAATCACTCTCTATCACCGGCATTCCCACTCCATTAAAGGCGAAGAGATCGCTGACCTCATCCAGCGCAACCCGGGGACTGTGCGCAACCAGATGCAGGCATTAAAAGCAATCGGACTGGTGGATGGCGTACCCGGCCCAAAAGGGGGGTACATTCCCACAGGTCTTGCCTACCGGGAACTCAACCTGAAGGTATCCGAAGAAGGCGATTATGATGTCGCGATCAGTAAAAACGGGGTTGTAGTCAATGGGGCAAATGTCCACGAGATCGCGTTTAACACCCTCTGCCATCCTGATGTCTGCCATGCGGTGATCAAACTTGTCGGGAGCGCAAAACTCTTTGAGATCGGTGATCAGGTCACGGTCGGTCCGACACCGGTCAACAAGCTCCTGATCCGGGGGGAGGTATTCGGGAAAGACGAGTCCAAACAATCTCTACTCATTGCTACTTCAGAAATCATCTCACTTCCCAAGAAACCGATCAGCACCTACATGAGTTGTCCGTTAAAAACCCTGACCTGCACCGACACGCTCCATGATGCTCTGGTTCTTTTTAATCACGAACATATTCACGGTGCCCCGATACTTAAAGACGGGAAGCTGGCGGGAATTATCACCATGAGTGATCTCGCAAAATCCATTGAAAAGAATCTGCCCCTTACTACAAAAGTGACTGAGGTGATGACATCTGATGTCGTGGAAGCCCCTGCAGATACCCGGCTTTTTGATGTAATCCGCAGGTTCAAGGAACGGGAGATCGGGCGTTTGATCGTTGTTGAGAACGGGACTCCTGTTGGCATTATCACCCAGTCTGATATTATCAGGGTATTTCCCACGCTCTAA
- a CDS encoding DUF1894 domain-containing protein, which translates to MGCVESMNYEIVLRDATFKESRDFIKKNYTEFRDVLPGFKVFDVHVIGLPPIAIGLEGDFVIFPYTKPCHGTFLLRVEDKDEAARLRALKK; encoded by the coding sequence ATGGGCTGCGTAGAATCAATGAATTACGAGATCGTGCTCCGGGATGCGACCTTTAAGGAGTCCCGTGATTTCATCAAAAAAAACTATACCGAGTTCCGGGATGTCTTACCCGGATTCAAGGTCTTCGATGTCCACGTCATAGGGTTGCCTCCGATTGCCATCGGGCTTGAAGGTGATTTTGTGATCTTTCCTTACACCAAGCCCTGCCATGGCACGTTTCTCCTCCGAGTTGAAGACAAGGACGAGGCTGCAAGACTGCGGGCATTAAAAAAATAG